One region of Jatrophihabitans cynanchi genomic DNA includes:
- a CDS encoding response regulator transcription factor, whose amino-acid sequence MRILVVEDEVQLAEAVARGLRREGMAVDVATDGDDGYRKAALTRYDVVVLDRDLPGMSGDEICRRLTDEGVLTRVMMLTASGTVEDKVQGLALGADDYLPKPFAFAELVARVRALGRRTTPAAPPVMSAADIELDSAKRTVTRGGELIELTRKEFGVLETLLMAQGAVVSSEELLDRVWDENADPFTTTVRVTMMTLRRKLGEPPIIDTVVGSGYRIDPAALGGVDGGAGTAS is encoded by the coding sequence ATGCGGATCCTCGTCGTAGAGGACGAAGTACAGCTCGCGGAGGCGGTTGCCCGCGGGCTGCGCCGTGAGGGCATGGCGGTCGACGTCGCGACCGACGGGGACGACGGCTATCGCAAGGCCGCGCTCACCCGGTACGACGTCGTGGTGCTCGACCGCGACCTGCCCGGCATGTCCGGCGACGAGATCTGCCGCCGGCTCACCGACGAGGGCGTGCTGACCCGGGTCATGATGCTCACCGCGAGCGGCACGGTGGAGGACAAGGTGCAGGGGCTCGCGCTCGGTGCCGACGACTACCTGCCCAAGCCGTTCGCCTTCGCCGAGCTGGTCGCCCGGGTGCGGGCGCTCGGGCGGCGCACCACGCCGGCCGCGCCGCCGGTCATGTCGGCGGCCGACATCGAGCTGGACTCGGCCAAGCGCACGGTCACCCGCGGCGGCGAGCTGATCGAGCTGACCCGCAAGGAGTTCGGGGTCCTGGAGACCCTGCTGATGGCCCAGGGCGCCGTGGTCAGCAGCGAGGAGTTGCTCGATCGCGTCTGGGACGAGAACGCTGATCCGTTCACCACGACCGTCCGGGTCACGATGATGACGCTGCGCCGCAAGCTCGGCGAGCCACCGATCATCGACACCGTGGTCGGATCGGGCTATCGCATCGATCCGGCAGCCCTGGGCGGGGTGGACGGAGGAGCCGGGACCGCCTCGTGA